From a single Desulfonatronovibrio hydrogenovorans DSM 9292 genomic region:
- the rpsO gene encoding 30S ribosomal protein S15 — MNPDEKAKVIEEYKKHNNDTGSPEVQIALLTERIKYLTDHFKMHKKDFHSRTGLLKLVGRRRNLLNYLKKKDIERYREIISRLGLRK; from the coding sequence ATGAATCCCGATGAAAAGGCCAAGGTTATTGAGGAGTACAAAAAACACAACAACGACACTGGTTCGCCGGAAGTACAAATAGCCCTGCTGACCGAAAGGATCAAGTATCTTACTGATCACTTCAAGATGCACAAAAAGGACTTCCACTCCAGGACCGGGCTGCTCAAGTTAGTGGGCAGGAGAAGAAACCTGCTCAACTATCTTAAGAAAAAAGATATTGAAAGATATCGTGAGATCATTTCTCGTCTTGGCCTTAGAAAGTAA
- the truB gene encoding tRNA pseudouridine(55) synthase TruB → MNDGIIIINKPHGPTSADCLNRIKRKFRIRKIGHAGTLDPMATGVLVVLLGQATKLADYIMEGQKTYKGTLRLGLETDTYDIQGQVIQEFDLSGITRTDIAREIAQWENQTSQEVPPVSAAKHKGRPLYALQRAGQTVPVKIKKIRVFRAEAIEVDIPLTSFRITCSAGTYVRSLAHSLGRRLGCGAVLTELIREQSHPFDLDKAVELDLLLKSDSWQKFSLPISRALAHWPRLVLDQELQEYVRNGRPLDPDLFPGVQPDKNGMALMTSKDGTPEALARLEPGKGDKHVWTVKRGLWTN, encoded by the coding sequence ATGAATGACGGAATAATTATTATTAACAAGCCCCATGGCCCCACATCGGCTGACTGTCTGAACAGGATCAAAAGAAAATTCAGGATTAGAAAAATCGGACATGCAGGAACCCTGGATCCCATGGCCACCGGGGTGTTGGTGGTTCTCCTGGGGCAGGCCACCAAGCTGGCCGACTATATCATGGAGGGACAAAAAACTTACAAAGGGACCTTGCGGCTGGGTCTGGAAACAGATACCTACGACATTCAGGGCCAGGTCATTCAAGAATTTGACCTGTCCGGGATCACCAGGACCGATATTGCCAGAGAAATTGCCCAATGGGAAAACCAGACTTCCCAGGAGGTACCTCCGGTATCAGCAGCCAAACACAAGGGCAGGCCTCTTTATGCCCTGCAAAGGGCTGGACAAACGGTCCCGGTCAAGATTAAGAAAATAAGAGTTTTCAGGGCGGAGGCCATTGAAGTGGACATCCCCCTGACAAGTTTCCGGATTACCTGCTCAGCTGGCACCTATGTACGTTCCCTGGCCCACAGCCTGGGGAGACGACTTGGATGCGGAGCTGTGCTTACGGAATTAATCCGGGAACAAAGTCACCCCTTTGACCTGGACAAGGCCGTTGAACTGGATCTGCTGCTTAAAAGCGACAGCTGGCAGAAATTTTCCCTGCCCATCTCCAGAGCTCTGGCCCACTGGCCAAGGCTGGTTCTGGATCAGGAACTTCAGGAGTATGTCAGGAACGGCAGACCCTTGGATCCAGATCTTTTTCCAGGAGTTCAACCGGACAAAAACGGCATGGCCTTGATGACTTCCAAAGACGGAACACCGGAAGCTCTGGCCAGACTGGAACCCGGCAAGGGGGACAAACATGTGTGGACCGTGAAACGCGGTCTGTGGACCAATTAA